A genomic segment from Microthrixaceae bacterium encodes:
- a CDS encoding exodeoxyribonuclease III: MLIATWNVNSLNARMPRVEEWISTVQPDVLCLQETKMSDAQFPHMAFSALGYESVHHGFGRWNGVAILSRVGIDDVVSGFDDGRDDPDPDSRIIWATCAGVRVASVYVPNGRELDHDHYRYKLDWLGRLREHLDRHHTPDELLVVLGDWNICPTSLDVWDESRFAGMTHVSQLERDALENVVEWGLVDTFRQRYGDAGDLFSYWDYRNGDFHKRRGLRIDYLMSSTALAQLCRADLVDRNARKGAKPSDHAPVLGLFDVVVPTGEPR, translated from the coding sequence GTGTTGATTGCCACGTGGAATGTGAACTCGCTGAACGCCCGGATGCCCCGTGTCGAGGAGTGGATCTCCACGGTGCAACCCGATGTGTTGTGCCTTCAGGAAACGAAGATGTCCGACGCACAGTTCCCACACATGGCATTCAGTGCGCTCGGGTACGAATCGGTGCACCACGGGTTTGGGCGTTGGAACGGGGTGGCGATTCTTTCCAGGGTCGGTATCGACGATGTGGTCAGCGGATTCGATGACGGGCGCGACGACCCCGATCCGGACTCGCGCATCATCTGGGCGACCTGTGCGGGGGTGCGGGTCGCGTCGGTGTACGTTCCGAACGGACGAGAACTCGACCACGATCACTACCGCTACAAACTCGATTGGCTCGGACGCCTGCGCGAACACCTCGATCGACATCACACCCCCGACGAGCTGTTGGTGGTGCTTGGCGACTGGAACATCTGCCCGACCTCGCTCGACGTGTGGGACGAATCGCGCTTCGCCGGGATGACCCACGTCAGCCAACTCGAGCGCGACGCCCTCGAAAACGTCGTCGAGTGGGGACTCGTCGACACGTTCCGTCAGCGCTACGGCGACGCCGGCGACCTTTTCAGCTACTGGGACTACCGCAACGGGGACTTTCACAAACGGCGTGGACTGCGTATCGACTATCTGATGTCGAGCACCGCGTTGGCGCAGTTGTGTCGGGCCGACCTCGTCGATCGCAATGCCCGCAAGGGCGCCAAGCCCTCCGACCATGCGCCGGTTCTGGGATTGTTCGACGTCGTAGTTCCGACGGGGGAACCACGATGA
- a CDS encoding HAD-IA family hydrolase — MDFDAVFFDFGGVVLSSPFEAFSVYEQRAGLPPNAVRTINATNPDANAWAQFERNELSVEEFIERFEAEGRELGFDIDGVEVLRCLDGELRPEMVEVVGRCQQIATTAMLTNNVVSMSAAGFDERSGGSGIGTDGVDMFTEVLGYFDHIIESSAVGVRKPERRFYEIACEVAQVEPSRVVFLDDLGINLKPARELGMTTIKVVDPAMAIDDLEAVMGVSLRVL, encoded by the coding sequence GTGGATTTCGACGCAGTGTTTTTCGACTTCGGCGGTGTCGTGCTTTCCTCTCCGTTTGAAGCGTTCTCAGTCTATGAGCAACGCGCTGGTCTTCCACCGAATGCGGTCAGAACGATCAACGCCACCAACCCCGATGCGAACGCCTGGGCGCAGTTTGAACGCAACGAGTTGAGTGTCGAGGAGTTCATCGAGCGCTTTGAAGCGGAGGGTCGGGAGCTGGGTTTCGACATCGACGGTGTTGAAGTGTTGCGCTGTCTCGACGGAGAGCTGCGCCCGGAGATGGTGGAGGTCGTGGGGCGGTGCCAGCAGATTGCGACGACGGCGATGTTGACCAACAACGTCGTGTCGATGAGCGCGGCCGGCTTCGACGAGCGGTCCGGTGGTTCCGGTATCGGCACTGATGGTGTTGATATGTTCACCGAAGTGCTCGGATACTTCGACCACATCATCGAGAGCTCGGCGGTGGGGGTGCGAAAGCCGGAACGGCGTTTCTATGAGATCGCGTGCGAGGTCGCGCAGGTGGAGCCCTCGAGGGTCGTGTTTCTCGACGACCTCGGAATCAATCTCAAGCCGGCGCGCGAACTCGGCATGACGACGATCAAGGTCGTCGACCCCGCAATGGCGATCGACGACCTTGAAGCGGTGATGGGCGTTTCGTTGCGAGTTCTGTAG
- a CDS encoding multifunctional oxoglutarate decarboxylase/oxoglutarate dehydrogenase thiamine pyrophosphate-binding subunit/dihydrolipoyllysine-residue succinyltransferase subunit — translation MSDDQNSTRPLGPNTWLVDEMYEQYLANPTSVSATWQEFFADYRPPGAAPSPVVSHDTTDTAPSPAAPSPAAPSPAAPSPTAPSPAAPAPASPAGAAAAAGAAAPAPSTPAPAPAPEGEPIRGVAAKIAQNMQASLEVPTATSFREVPARLLEVNRNVINGYLGRTRGGKVSFTHIIGFAIVRAITDHLPQMNNAFLEGPDGKPRLLKDRPVNLGLAIDQEKKDGTRSLIVPVIKHADTMDFQTFVNSYDELVRKASSNKLAVEDFAGATITLTNPGTIGTERSVPRLMPGQGAIIGVGSLTYPTGFAAADPRTIADLGISKVMTISSTYDHRIIQGAESGLFLKKVNELLLGQEGFYESLFASIGVPYTAVHWNRDDNPADREQGAIEKQMKVANLINMYRVRGHLIADLDPLAAEPPQMHPELDPAFYGLTIWDLEREFLTGFNSGVYAPVGGLERMKLGDILGVLRDAYCRTIGIEYTHITSTDEKRWIQQQVEGAKQTLEPDEQRHILNTLNAAEALEKFLATKWMGQKRFGLEGAESTIAILDAILDSAADREMSGAVLGMAHRGRLNVLVNIVGKSYTKLFKEFEGHVDPDSIQGSGDVKYHLGQHGTFTARSGRTIPVELAANPSHLETVNPIVEGMARAKMDAIPEGEGAVRFPVLPILLHGDAAFAGQGVVAETLNLSLIKGYKVGGTIHVIINNQLGFTTDPSAARSSEYCTDVAKTVQAPIFHVNGDDPEACVRVARLALRYRQQFNKDVVIDMVCYRRHGHNEGDDPSYTQPLMYRSIDARRSVRKVYTESLVRRGDISIEEAEVFLADFNERLQSALEETRQSAPVGEVIAKPHPPAKGVLPAAETAVSAEMLDRVYEALSSHPDGFTVHPKLAKQFETRTKMYRDGEVDWALGEAFAFGTTLLEGTSIRLTGQDSRRGTFSHRHSTLVDNHNGDEFVPLSLLTSDTTKLWIYDSLLSEYAVLGFEYGYSVTNPAALVMWEAQFGDFMNGAQIVIDQYITSAEDKWNQTSGLVMLLPHGYEGQGPEHSSARIERFMSLAAEDNIQIANPTTAAQFFHLLRRQMHREVRKPLIVFTPKSGIRAKNYRSPVSDFTAGTFRELIGDASPIDPNSVTRLVLASGKVGHEAAARRDALGANAAVARVEQLFPWPYAAIKEELARYPNCTEIVWLQEEPENMGPWNGIKGRLFEAHGNQYEIRRISRSEGGSPATGKAAIHAQEQHEILDKAFAPLAQRELSQFH, via the coding sequence ATGTCTGACGATCAAAATTCGACGCGTCCGTTGGGTCCGAACACCTGGTTGGTCGACGAGATGTACGAGCAGTACCTCGCCAACCCCACCTCCGTGAGCGCTACATGGCAGGAGTTCTTCGCCGACTACCGGCCACCGGGCGCGGCGCCGTCGCCGGTCGTGAGCCATGACACCACCGACACCGCGCCGTCACCGGCCGCGCCGTCACCGGCCGCGCCGTCACCGGCCGCGCCGTCACCGACCGCGCCGTCACCGGCCGCGCCAGCACCAGCCTCCCCTGCTGGTGCAGCCGCCGCGGCGGGCGCTGCCGCCCCGGCACCGTCGACACCTGCGCCTGCTCCTGCCCCCGAGGGCGAACCGATCCGAGGCGTCGCCGCCAAGATCGCCCAGAACATGCAGGCATCGCTCGAGGTCCCGACCGCGACCAGTTTCCGCGAGGTTCCGGCCCGACTCCTCGAGGTCAACCGCAACGTCATCAACGGCTATCTCGGCCGGACCCGGGGCGGCAAGGTCAGCTTCACCCACATCATCGGATTCGCCATCGTGCGCGCCATCACCGATCACCTCCCGCAGATGAACAACGCGTTCCTCGAGGGCCCGGATGGCAAACCCCGCCTGCTGAAGGACCGTCCGGTCAATCTCGGCCTGGCGATCGATCAGGAAAAGAAGGACGGCACCCGTTCGCTCATCGTGCCGGTGATCAAGCACGCCGACACCATGGACTTCCAGACGTTCGTGAACTCCTACGACGAACTGGTCCGCAAGGCGTCGTCGAACAAGTTGGCGGTCGAAGACTTCGCCGGAGCGACGATCACGCTCACCAACCCGGGCACGATCGGCACCGAGCGTTCGGTTCCCCGCCTCATGCCCGGACAGGGCGCCATCATCGGGGTCGGGTCGCTCACCTACCCGACCGGGTTTGCCGCGGCGGATCCTCGCACGATCGCGGATCTCGGCATCTCGAAGGTCATGACGATCAGTTCGACCTATGACCACCGCATCATTCAGGGTGCCGAGTCCGGACTGTTCCTGAAAAAGGTCAACGAGTTGCTCCTCGGCCAGGAGGGGTTCTATGAGAGCCTCTTCGCCTCCATCGGCGTGCCCTACACCGCCGTGCACTGGAACCGAGACGACAACCCGGCCGACCGCGAGCAGGGCGCCATCGAAAAGCAGATGAAGGTGGCCAACCTCATCAACATGTACCGGGTACGCGGCCACCTGATCGCCGATCTCGATCCGCTCGCGGCCGAACCACCACAGATGCACCCCGAACTCGACCCGGCGTTCTACGGGCTCACGATCTGGGACCTCGAGCGCGAATTCCTCACCGGGTTCAACTCGGGGGTGTATGCGCCGGTGGGCGGCCTCGAACGCATGAAGCTCGGCGACATCCTCGGCGTGTTGCGCGATGCGTACTGCCGCACGATCGGCATCGAGTACACACACATCACCTCCACCGACGAAAAGCGCTGGATTCAGCAACAGGTCGAGGGGGCCAAGCAGACCCTCGAACCCGACGAGCAGCGCCACATCCTCAACACCCTCAACGCGGCCGAGGCGCTCGAAAAGTTCCTGGCCACCAAGTGGATGGGCCAGAAGCGCTTCGGACTCGAGGGAGCCGAATCGACCATCGCCATCCTCGACGCGATCCTCGACAGCGCAGCCGACCGCGAGATGTCGGGTGCCGTGTTGGGTATGGCGCACCGCGGGCGACTCAACGTGCTCGTCAACATCGTCGGCAAGAGTTACACGAAGCTGTTCAAGGAGTTCGAGGGCCACGTCGACCCCGACTCCATCCAGGGTTCGGGCGACGTGAAGTATCACCTCGGCCAACACGGCACCTTCACCGCCCGGTCCGGACGCACGATTCCGGTCGAGTTGGCAGCGAACCCGAGCCATCTCGAAACGGTGAACCCGATCGTGGAGGGCATGGCCCGCGCCAAGATGGACGCCATCCCCGAGGGCGAGGGAGCGGTGCGCTTCCCGGTGTTGCCGATCCTGTTGCACGGCGACGCCGCGTTTGCCGGCCAGGGTGTGGTGGCCGAAACCCTGAATCTCTCCCTCATCAAGGGTTACAAGGTCGGCGGCACGATCCACGTCATCATCAACAATCAACTCGGCTTCACCACCGACCCGTCGGCTGCGCGCAGTTCGGAATACTGCACCGACGTGGCCAAGACCGTTCAGGCGCCGATCTTCCACGTCAACGGCGACGACCCCGAGGCCTGCGTGCGCGTGGCGCGCTTGGCGTTGCGGTATCGCCAGCAGTTCAACAAGGACGTCGTGATCGACATGGTGTGCTATCGGCGCCACGGCCACAACGAGGGCGACGACCCGAGCTACACCCAGCCGCTCATGTATCGCTCGATCGACGCCCGTCGCAGCGTGCGCAAGGTGTACACCGAAAGCCTGGTCCGCCGCGGCGATATCTCGATCGAGGAGGCCGAGGTCTTCCTGGCCGACTTCAACGAGCGCCTGCAGTCGGCACTCGAAGAAACACGTCAGTCCGCACCGGTCGGCGAGGTGATCGCCAAGCCCCACCCACCGGCCAAGGGGGTGCTGCCTGCGGCGGAGACCGCTGTGTCGGCGGAGATGCTCGACCGCGTCTACGAGGCGTTGTCCTCACATCCCGATGGATTCACGGTTCACCCGAAGCTGGCCAAGCAATTTGAGACCCGAACCAAGATGTATCGCGACGGTGAGGTCGATTGGGCCCTCGGAGAAGCATTCGCGTTCGGCACGACACTGCTCGAGGGAACCTCGATTCGTCTGACCGGCCAGGACAGCCGCCGCGGCACTTTCAGCCACCGCCACTCCACCCTCGTCGACAACCACAACGGCGACGAGTTCGTTCCGCTGTCGCTGCTCACCTCCGACACGACCAAGCTGTGGATCTACGACTCCCTGCTCAGCGAGTACGCGGTGTTGGGCTTCGAGTACGGGTACTCGGTGACCAACCCGGCGGCGCTGGTCATGTGGGAGGCCCAGTTCGGCGACTTCATGAACGGGGCACAGATCGTCATCGATCAATACATCACCTCCGCAGAAGACAAGTGGAACCAGACCTCCGGGTTGGTCATGTTGTTGCCCCACGGCTACGAGGGGCAGGGACCGGAGCACTCCTCGGCCCGTATCGAACGGTTCATGTCCCTGGCTGCCGAGGACAACATTCAGATCGCCAACCCGACGACGGCCGCACAGTTCTTCCACCTGCTGCGTCGCCAGATGCACCGCGAGGTGCGCAAGCCGCTCATCGTGTTCACCCCGAAGTCGGGCATCCGCGCGAAGAACTATCGCAGCCCGGTTTCCGATTTCACCGCGGGTACGTTCCGCGAGCTGATCGGCGACGCTTCGCCGATCGACCCGAACTCGGTCACCCGTTTGGTGCTCGCGAGCGGCAAGGTCGGCCACGAGGCGGCAGCACGGCGCGACGCGCTCGGGGCGAACGCCGCGGTCGCGCGCGTCGAGCAACTCTTCCCTTGGCCCTATGCCGCCATCAAGGAGGAGCTTGCCCGCTACCCCAACTGCACCGAGATCGTGTGGCTGCAGGAGGAACCCGAGAACATGGGCCCCTGGAACGGGATCAAGGGCCGGCTCTTCGAGGCTCACGGCAACCAGTACGAGATCCGCCGCATCAGCCGCTCCGAGGGCGGATCACCGGCGACTGGCAAGGCGGCGATCCACGCCCAGGAACAACACGAGATCCTCGACAAGGCCTTCGCTCCGCTCGCTCAGCGCGAACTGAGCCAGTTCCACTGA